One Drosophila willistoni isolate 14030-0811.24 chromosome 2R unlocalized genomic scaffold, UCI_dwil_1.1 Seg167, whole genome shotgun sequence DNA segment encodes these proteins:
- the LOC6642705 gene encoding 60S ribosomal protein L13 gives MGKGNNMIPNQHYHKWWQRHVKTWFNQPARKLRRHQTRVTKAKAVFPRPASGPLRPVVRCPTIRYHTKLRAGRGFTVEELKGAGISYGFAKTIGISVDRRRKNKSLESRQRNIQRLKEYRSKLILFPINEKKVRKGESSVEECKLATQFKGPVMPIKNETPVVEFREVTQDEKKFKAFATLRKARTDARLVGIRAKKAKEAAESEEGAKADAKKAKK, from the exons ATGGGTAAGGGTAACAATATGATTCCAAACCAGCACTACCACAAATGGTGGCAGCGCCATGTGAAGACCTGGTTCAACCAGCCGGCCCGTAAACTGCGCCGCCATCAGACCCGCGTCACCAAGGCTAAGGCTGTGTTCCCCCGCCCAGCCAGCGGTCCCCTGCGCCCAGTGGTTCGTTGCCCCACCATTCGTTATCACACCAAATTGCGTGCCGGCCGTGGTTTCACTGTTGAGGAGCTGAAG GGTGCTGGTATCAGCTATGGCTTCGCCAAGACTATTGGCATCTCTGTCGATCGTCGTCGCAAGAACAAGTCGCTCGAGTCGCGTCAACGCAACATTCAGCGCCTTAAGGAATACAGAAGCAAATTGATTCTGTTCCCCATCAACGAAAAGAAGGTCCGCAAGGGTGAATCTTCTGTTGAAGAATGCAAATTGGCCACCCAGTTCAAGGGACCAGTTATGCCCATTAAGAACGAAACACCTGTTGTTGAGTTCCGTGAAGTCACTCAGGATGAGAAGAAGTTCAAGGCATTCGCTACTCTGCGCAAG GCTCGTACTGATGCTCGTCTGGTTGGCATTCGTGCTAAGAAGGCCAAGGAAGCTGCTGAGAGCGAGGAGGGAGCCAAGGCTGATGCCAAGAAGGCCAAGAAGTAA
- the LOC6642704 gene encoding uncharacterized protein LOC6642704 → MNVEVAESPIVADIKYEDVSQLNFSKLYSPKMKSVYWRYFGFPSNDNDEVITKQNVVCIKCHKVLTNHGNTTNLRAHLQHRHKDLFKALCQENDIHVPPRKTPRNVQHPPLTKRNVSSRRVKLEQLNSRNYENASDEDIDEAAMAAAAMQAEEDGSSGQAMLYETLVPMTYDDGEADADQLVEEEDERRSIAYEPREIKYSSSVRKRKGPAPAAAMHYARPIKNETSGGSSNSTGGGGYHTIANLAEALTDIVIKDLRNIESLYDLGFSEFIRSAMGNPTMALPDPQKIESQISEMHASKFLEIGDHVRDFSTEKPFSLAFELWVNVEQRRFLSIYHHYLSEEAQAVRSALYCTLEYIDYLVFDDVLADFYLPNCTLAIVNYEDDEDLLHNFLKEKNIPIVLCYVSVIDKCLRRVFDLEEVSSLLEQVKDIIQRHSAEISSKVSELPSYNEHFPWTLYEMLKFFAESISWSEDMDQLVLSAKCVTEALSAVVIALDTLRGEDIPLCSMLSPITSKILIKKLGIAEHDDPLIMNIKRTIASVLQTHIISNDNLTSAALLDPRFHRLTTIDNLDRLVRSLTQKYNKTFGSLSGVGGSSEPTEVAATTSVNTTPTVSIKAEPKSGGGSGGNISKKSKLELLFDIAEIPNTPKRDADSTVETDLKRYRNEVIVQLDESPIEWWSKMGHIYGTLRDLAALYHGVPGVVTLNFKKTLRDQIYDYNKRFMLTGSQIDAILFLNHHNN, encoded by the exons atGAACGTGGAAGTGGCCGAATCTCCGATAGTGGCAGACATCAAATATGAAGATGTGTCCCAGTTAAATTTCTCCAAACTGTACTCGCCGAAAATGAAGAGCGTCTATTGGCGCTATTTTGGTTTCCCCTCGAACGACAACGATGAGGTGATCACGAAGCAAAATGTTGTGTGCATTAAATGCCACAAGGTATTGACGAACCATGGCAATACGACCAACTTGCGCGCCCATTTGCAGCATAGGCATAAGGATCTATTCAAGGCCCTATGCCAGGAGAACGACATCCATGTGCCGCCACGCAAGACGCCGCGTAATGTCCAGCATCCACCGCTGACTAAGCGAAATGTGAGCTCACGGCGGGTTAAGCTGGAGCAGCTTAACAGCCGCAATTATGAAAATGCCAGTGATGAGGATATTGATGAGGCAGCCATGGCCGCAGCGGCAATGCAAGCTGAAGAAGATGGCAGTTCGGGTCAGGCGATGTTGTACGAGACCCTAGTCCCAATGACCTATGACGACGGCGAGGCTGATGCCGATCAATTGGTGGAGGAGGAAGACGAAAGGCGATCGATTGCCTATGAGCCCAGAGAGATTAAGTATTCTTCTTCTGTGCGTAAACGTAAGGGTCCAGCTCCAGCTGCGGCCATGCACTATGCGCGTCCCATAAAGAACGAAACTAGCGGAGGAAGCAGCAACAGTACCGGCGGTGGAGGCTATCATACTATTGCCAATCTGGCTGAGGCCCTAACTGACATTGTAATCAAAGATCTACGGAATATCGAGTCTTTGTATGATTTAGGTTTCAGTGAGTTTATACGCTCGGCCATGGGAAATCCAACAATGGCTTTGCCCGATCCTCAGAAGATCGAATCACAGATCAGTGAAATGCACGCTTCAAAATTCTTGGAAATTGGCGATCATGTACGTGATTTTAGTACGGAGAAACCCTTCTCATTGGCATTCGAATTGTGGGTGAATGTGGAACAGCGTCGTTTCCTAAGCATCTATCATCATTATCTTAGCGAGGAGGCTCAAGCTGTACGCAGTGCGCTCTATTGTACCTTGGAGTACATTGATTATTTGGTTTTCGACGATGTCTTGGCCGATTTCTATTTGCCAAATTGCACTTTGGCCATTGTCAATTACGAGGATGACGAGGATCTACTCCATAACTTCCTTAAAGAGAAAA ATATTCCTATTGTACTCTGCTATGTCTCGGTGATTGACAAGTGTCTGCGACGGGTCTTCGATTTAGAAGAAGTGTCCTCACTATTGGAACAGGTCAAGGACATTATACAACGTCATTCAGCAGAAATCAGCTCAAAGGTATCCGAATTGCCTTCGTACAATGAACATTTCCCATGGACACTTTATGAGATGTTGAAATTCTTTGCCGAATCAATTTCATGGTCCGAGGACATGGACCAATTGGTATTGTCGGCGAAGTGCGTCACAGAGGCACTCAGTGCCGTCGTG attGCATTAGATACATTGCGCGGCGAAGATATACCACTCTGTAGTATGCTGTCACCAATCACATCGAAAATATTGATTAAAAAATTGGGCATTGCCGAGCATGATGATCCCCTGATAATGAATATTAAACGCACAATTGCCAGTGTCTTGCAAACTCACATCATTTCCAATGACAATTTAACCAGTGCCGCATTGCTCGATCCGCGATTCCATCGCTTGACGACCATTGATAATTTGGATAGACTTGTGCGATCGCTAACACAGAAATATAACAAAACCTTTGGCAGTCTCTCAGGTGTCGGTGGCTCTAGCGAACCAACTGAAGTGGCAGCTACCACATCGGTAAACACCACGCCCACAGTGTCCATCAAAGCGGAGCCAAAGAGTGGTGGAGGCTCTGGTGGTAACATCAGTAAAAAGTCAA AATTGGAACTTCTATTTGACATTGCGGAAATACCGAATACACCCAAACGAGATGCTGATAGCACTGTGGAAACTGATTTGAAACGTTATCGAAATGAAGTTATTGTGCAGCTGGACGAATCCCCCATTGAATGGTGGTCCAAAATGGGTCATATCTATGGAACACTGCGTGATTTGGCTGCCCTATATCATGGAGTTCCCGGTGTGGTTACACTCAATTTCAAGAAAACTCTTCGAGACCAGATTTATGATTATAATAAGCGGTTTATGCTAACTGGAAGCCAAATTGACGCGATACTATTCTTGAATCATCACAATAATTAA